The window ATGGGGGCGAGGGGATGGGAGCGAGCGAACGACCGGTCCGACAGGTGTGGGCGGCGGCCGGTGCGATCGGGATGGCGCTGCTGCTTGGCAGCGTGGCTGCCACGGCTGACGACGGCCTGTTCGGCGACCGCGTGCCCGCGCTCCGCCTCCGGATCGAGCCGGAGGCGGAACAGCGCCTCCGCGACGAGCCCCGGCGCTACGCCCCCGCCGCGCTCGTCGAAGAAGGTGGACAAGCCGTCGATGACGTGGCCGTGAAGCTCAAGGGAGCCGTCGGCAGCTACCGCGACTACGACGACCGCCCTGGGCTGACCGTGCACGTCGCCCGGCGCGAACCCGACCGGCGCTTCCACGGCCTCGAGAAGTTCCACCTCAACAACGCGGTCCAGGACGAGTCGTTCGCCAACGAATGGCTGTTCGCCCAGCTGGCGGCCGCGGCCGGGCTGCCGGCGCCGCGCGTCGGGCATGTCCGCCTCTGGATCAACGAGCGCGACCTGGGGATCTACGTCCTCCGCGAGGGGTTCGACCGACCGTTCCTCGAGCGCCACTTCAGGTCCGCGGCCGGCAACCTCTACGACGGCGGCTTCTGCCAGGACGTCGATGCCGAGCTGGAGAAGGATTCGGGCGACGGTGTCGACGACCGCAGCGACATCGCGGCGCTGGTCGACGCCTGCCGGACCGAGGACAGCGCGGCGCGGCGCGACGCCCTGGCCGCGCGGCTCGACGTCGATCGGTTCTTGACGTTCGTGGCGCTCGAGGCGATGGCCGGCCACTGGGACGGCTATACCGCCAACGTCAACAACTACCGGCTGCTGTTTCCCGGCGACGACGGCCCGGCCGTGTTCCTCCCGCACGGCGCTGACCAACTGTTCGGCGATCCGGCGGCGCCGATCCTCGACCCGCCCAACGGCCTCGTGGCCCGGGCCGTGATGGCCGATCCGACGTGGCGGGAGGCGTGGCGCGAACGGGTTCGGGAGCTGCTGCCGCTGTTCGATCCGCCCGACGCGCTCGTCTCCCGCGTTGAGGATCTCCGCGGCCGGCTCGGTCCCGTGTTCACGAGCATCGATCCGGAGCTGGCGGCAACGCACGCGGAGCGCTGTGCGGACTTGATCGAGCGCCTCCAGGCCCGTGCCGAGTCGCTCCGCTCCCAGGCCGAGGCGCCCGAGCCGCAGCCGGTGGTATTCGACGAGACGGGTCGGACGCGCCCTGCCGGGTGGTATCCGGGCACGGTTTCCGATGGCGTGGAGCTGACGATGGCCGACGCCGACGGGGGGCCTCGGCTGACGATCCGCGCCGACACGGGCACGCCCTGCACCGCGTCATGGCGCTGCCGGATGCGGCTGCCACGCGGCACGTACCGGCTACGGATGCCGGCGGGCACCGCGGCGGTGGCGGCAGTGGCCGACGAAAAGGGGCGCGGTGCCGGGGTGCGGATCTCCGGCGAGCCGCGCGACCAAGGTCTCGACGGCGACTCCCGAGCGATCCTCGAGCACGAGTTCACGGTGGCGGCGGATTCGGCCGAGGTCGAGCTGGTCGCCGAGCTGCGGGCGACGGGTGGAACCGCGACGTTCGACGCCTTCGCCTGTGAGCTCGTCCGCCTCGGTGATCCGGAGGACCCACCCGCGGTCCCGGCCGACCAGCCTGGGGCCGATAGTCCTGAACCGAACTGAGCAGCCGCGCGTTCGTCCCTCCTGCCCTGACCATGATCCTGCCTTCGGGAGCTTCGCGATGACGGAACGGTCCACCCGTCGCTCGGCACTCGGCACCGCGTGGTTGGTCGTGGCCCTGCTGTGGCCGGTCGCGCTGCTCAACTACCTCGACCGGCAGTTGATGGCGAGCATGAAGACGTCGGTGATGGAATCGATCCCGTCGATCGGAACCGACGAGAACTGGGGCTACATGCTCGGCCAGTTCAAATGGGTGTACGCGGCGGTCAGCCCGCTCGGGGGCCTCCTCGCCGACCGCCTCGGACGCCGGTGGGTGATCTGCGGGAGCCTGTTCGTCTGGTCGGCGATCACGTGGTGGACCGGTCACGTGACCAGCTACCAGGAGTTGCTCTGGGCCCGGTCGGCGATGGGGATCAGCGAGGCCTGCTACATCCCCGCCGCGCTGGCACTGATCGCCGATCACCACACCGGCGCCACGCGTTCCCGCGCCGTCGGCCTCCACCAGATGGCGATCTACTGCGGCGTGATCCTCGGCGGCTTCGGCGGCTACGTCGCCGACGATCCCCGGCTCGGGTGGCGCAGTGCCTTCGACGCCTGCGGGATCGTCGGCATGGCCTACGCGCTGCCCCTGGCGCTGCTGCTGCGCGGCGGCGTGCGCACCAGCGCGGAGCGCGACGACAGCGGGACGGGAGTCTTCAGCACCCTCGCCGCGCTCCTCGCCAATCCATCGTTCATCCTCCTCGTCCTGTATTTCACGCTGCCGGCGCTGGCGGGCTGGGTCGTGCGCGACTGGATGCCGGCGATCCTCAAGGAGCGGTTCGCGATCGGCCAGGGCCAGGCGGGAGTGTCGGCGACCCTCTACTGGCAACTCGCCGCGATCGTCGGCGCCGCCGGCGGCGGCTGGCTCGCCGACCGCTGGATGGAGCGGAGCCAGCGCGGGCGGATCAACACTAGCGCCCTGGGAATGACGCTGATCGTCGTCGCGCTGTTCGGCACGGCGCTGGCGTTCGGCGACGGCGGTGGGGGAAGCCTCGGGGCGGCGATCGCGGCGCTGGTGGTGTTCGGTCTCGGCTGGGGGCTGTTCGACATCAACAACATGCCCATCCTCTGCCAGATCGCCCCGCCGCGGCAGCGCGCCACCGGCTACGGCCTGATGAACATGGTGAGTATCGCCTGTGGAGGGCTCGCCGATTGGGGGTTCGGCAGGCTGCGTGACCGCGGCGTGCCGCTGGCGGTGATCTTCTCGGGATTCGCGACCTGCGCGATCGTGTCGGTGATCCTCGTGCTGCTGATCCGCCCGCGGCACGCCGCCGCCGGTGACTGACGGCAAGCCCCGCCGGGATGACTGCACCGGAGAGCCCACCCGCCAGGAGGGATTCCGGGGCCTCCTGCCGGGATAGAATCGAGAGGTGGTCAATCCGGGGAGGTTGGCCCTTCACGACGAGGCAACGAGCGATGGGCCACGGGTTTCGGCAGACCGCCGCGACGGTGTCGCTGGCCTGGATCGTGGCGATCGGCGGGGTAGCCCAAGCCTGCTGCCCGGCGTGGAAGATCGGCAGCCCGATCAGGATCGCCGACCAAAAGATCCTCGTCATCTGGGATCCCGACACCAAGACCGAGCACTTCATCCGCGCGGCCGGGTTCCGCGGGTCGCCGCGGCGCGACGAAGGTCAGGCCAACGACGCCGCGGGGTTCGGCTTTCTCGTCCCCTCGCCGGCGCAGCCGGAGGTGGCGGCGGCCGACGCGGAGGTGTTCACCGCCCTCGACGACGCGATCCGGCCGAAGGTGGTCGTCGTCGACCGGTGGCGGGCCGACCCGATGCCGCTGCTGTTCAAGCCCTTCCTTCTCAGCCAGAAAGTCGCCTCGCGGGCCGCTCCCACCAACGCCGCGCCGATGAGCGAGGTTCGCGTCCTCGAGCGGAAGCAGGTAGGCCAGTACGACGTCGCCGTTCTCCAGGCCGACGACGCGCGTGCGCTGACCGAGTGGCTCGCGGCCAACGGCTTCGATTCGCGCCCCGCCCTCGAGGAGTGGGCCCGGCCCTATGTCGACAAGGGCTGGATCATCACCGCCTTCCGCTACGCCGAGCATGCGAGCCGGGTCGAGACCGGCGCGGTGCGGATGAGCTTCAAGACGGAAGTTCCGATGTTCGCCTACCGCGTCCCGACCGACAACATCGCCAACGCCGACGAGGGCCAGCCGCCGAGCCTGTTGCGCGCGTTCGTCGTCCTGCCCGGCCGAGCCAACGGCACGCTCGGCGAGGGGGAACAGGCGCGCGGCTGGGAGCAAGCGCTGTGCCGCTACTCGCGGCCGCTGGCCGACGAAGGGCTCCGCGGCCTGCTCGGTCGGACCGTCGGCCCCGACGCGACCGTCCCCGCCACGGCCTGGCTGACGGCGTTCGACGACCGCACCTGGCCGTCGGGAACCGAGGATCTGCGGTTCACCTACCAGCCCGACGGCTCGGAGTACCAGGAGGTGGACCGTCGGTTCCGCGACCGCTCGATCCCGCTCCCGCTGGATGTCATCGGCGTGGCGATCGCCGCGGCCGCGTGGGGCGTGAAGCGGCGGCTCGCCACCTGACCGACCGGCGACCCCTGCCCCGTCAGGCAGGCAGTGGCGGCCGCGGCATCGACACGACGCGCGTGTCGAGGAACTCGGCGATCCCCTCTTCGCCCCCCTCGGCGCCGATCCCGCTCTCCTTGACGCCGCCGAACGGAATCTCCGCCTTCAGCGGCCGCCACTCGTTGACGCCGACGATCCCCACCTCGAGCGCCGAGGCCACCGCGCGGCACGCCGCGAGGTCGGTGCCGTAGACGTAGCCGGCGAGTCCGGCGGGCGTGGCGTTGGCCCGGGCGACCGCATCGCCGACACGGTCGTAGCGCGACAGCGCGATCACCGGACCGAAGATCTCCTCGCGCGCCAGGCGCATCGAGTCGCCGACGCCGCGGACGAGCGAGGGGGGGAAGAAGCTGCCGCCGTGGAGCCGCCCGTCGGCCTCGTAGCCGCGGTTGGCACAGACGACTTCGGCCCCGTCGGCGACGGCGGAGGCAACGCGCGCGCCGACGTCGGCACAGGCGCGGGCGTGGATCAGCGGCCCGGCGTCGACGCCGTCGGCCATCCCGTCGCCGACCCGGGCCGCCATCAGCCGGTCGGCCAGTTCCGCCACGAGCCGTTCCTCGAGCGCCGCGGGGACGAACACCCGGTTGGCCGTCACGCACACCTGCCCCGAGACGAACAGCTTGAGGCGCACGAGCTGCTCGGCGACGAACGCGGTGTCGGCGTCGGGGAGGACGATGAACGGGGCGTTGCCGCCGAGCTCGAGCGACACGCGCTTGATCCCCGCCGCCGCCGCCGCCATCAGGCTCCGGCCTGTCTCCGTGGAGCCGGTGAGGCTGAGGACGCGCACTGCCGGGTGGGCGGCGAGCACCCCGCCGACCTCGCTGCCGCGGCCGGGCACGACCTGGAGGACGTCGCCGGGAAGCCCCGCCTCGAGGAGCAGCGGGACGAGGCCGAGGGCCACCAGCGGCGTCGCCTCGGCCGGCTTCCACACCGCCGTGCAGCCGGCGGCCAGCGCCGCGGCGATCTTCTTGGCGGCTTGGGCGAGCGGAAAGTTCCACGGCGTGACGAGCCCGGCCACGCCGGCCGGACGGCGCTCGACGAGAAACTCCCGGTCGGCCTGCGGGTGGGGCACGATCCGCCCCTTCACGCGCCGTGCCTCCTCGCCGAACCACTGGAAGAAGCTCGCCGCATAGTCGACCTCGGCGGCGGCGTGGGCATAGGGTTTGCCCTGCTCGGCGGTGATCAGCCGCGCGATTTCGTCGCGCCGCGCGGCGAGCAGCGCCGCGGTCCGGGTCAGCACCAGCCCGCGGTCGGCCGCGGAGGAGCGCGACCAGCCGTGGAACGCGGCCGCCGCGGAGTCGCACGCCGCGCCGGCGAGCGCGGCGTCGGCGCGCCCGACCGTCGCGATCGTGCGCCCGGTGGCCGGTTCGGTGACGTCGAAGGCATCGCTCGACGAGCGCCACTCCCCGCCGACCCAGGGCCGGGTCTCGAACCACAACGGCGGAATCGTCCGCATCGGGGGGCCTCCTCGGGAGCGACGGCGGTCAGGACCTGACCGCGAGGACCTCGCGGTAGATCGCGGCCGCGGCGTCGGCCGGCATCGGCCGCGGGTTGGGATCCATCAGCCGGCGATTGGCGGCGGCGGCGGCGGCCAGCGCCGGGATCGCGGCGGCCGGCACGGCGACCGACCGGAGCACCGTGGTGAGGCCGATCGAGCCGGCGAGGGCGTCGAGCCGGGCGGCGAACTCGGCCGGCTCGAGCGGTCCCCAGCCGATCGCCTCCGCCATCCGCCGGTAGCCGGCGGCGGCGACGGGGCCGTTGTAGCGGACGACGGCGCCGACGAACGTGCCGGTGATCACGCCGTGGGGGAGGTGGAACCGGCCGCCGAGCGGCAGCGCCAGCGCGTGCACGGCGCAGCACGAGGAATTGCTGAACGCCATCCCCGCCAGGTGCGCTCCCTCCGCCAGGCTGTCGCGCGCGGCGGCGTCGGTCGGATCGCGGCAGACGCGCTCGAGCGCCCCGCCGATCGCCCGGGCCGCCTCCAGCGCCAGGCCACGGGAAAACGGCGTCGCGACCCGCGCGCCGTGGGCCTCGATGGCGTGGACGAGGGCATCCATCCCGGCGGCCGCGGTGACCGCCGGCGGGAGTCGGTCGGTGAGCGCCGCGTCGACGACGGCGATGTCGGGGAGCAGCGCCGGATCGACGACGCCGACCTTGTCGCCGGTGCCGGGGTCGGTGAGGATCGCGACTCGCGTCGCCTCGGAGCCGGTGCCGGCGGTCGTCGGCACGAGCACGGTCGGCAGTCCCCGGCCCCCGACGCGGCCGATCCCGACCCGGTCGGCCGCCGTGCCCCCGTGGGCGGCGACCAGCGCCGCGACTTTCACGGCATCCATCACGCTCCCGCCGCCGAGACCGATCACCGCGTCGGCACCGGCGGCGACGATCGTGGCCGCGAGGGCGTCGACGGCCGCGAGCGGCGGCTCGGCCGGCACCGCCGTCGACGTCCCGGCGAGCATGCCGGCGGTGGCGAGCGGCTCGGCGACGCAAGCGACGAGGCCCCCCGCGGCGACGCCGTCGTCAGACACGAGAAACACGCGCCGCCAACCGGCCGCCCGGCACAGTGCCGGGAGCCCTGCGGCCGCGCCGCGGCCGATGACGACCCGGCGCGGCAGGTGGTATTCGACGACGGCACTCATCGGCGGCATCTCCCCCGGCCGCGTTCACGGCCGCGGAGGAGAGTCTGCCAGAACGCCCCGCGCACCGCGACCGTACGAGCGTCAGCCCGCCGCGAGGCTGTCGGTCACCAGGCGCCTCAG is drawn from Planctomycetota bacterium and contains these coding sequences:
- a CDS encoding aldehyde dehydrogenase family protein yields the protein MRTIPPLWFETRPWVGGEWRSSSDAFDVTEPATGRTIATVGRADAALAGAACDSAAAAFHGWSRSSAADRGLVLTRTAALLAARRDEIARLITAEQGKPYAHAAAEVDYAASFFQWFGEEARRVKGRIVPHPQADREFLVERRPAGVAGLVTPWNFPLAQAAKKIAAALAAGCTAVWKPAEATPLVALGLVPLLLEAGLPGDVLQVVPGRGSEVGGVLAAHPAVRVLSLTGSTETGRSLMAAAAAGIKRVSLELGGNAPFIVLPDADTAFVAEQLVRLKLFVSGQVCVTANRVFVPAALEERLVAELADRLMAARVGDGMADGVDAGPLIHARACADVGARVASAVADGAEVVCANRGYEADGRLHGGSFFPPSLVRGVGDSMRLAREEIFGPVIALSRYDRVGDAVARANATPAGLAGYVYGTDLAACRAVASALEVGIVGVNEWRPLKAEIPFGGVKESGIGAEGGEEGIAEFLDTRVVSMPRPPLPA
- a CDS encoding DUF2330 domain-containing protein gives rise to the protein MTAPESPPARRDSGASCRDRIERWSIRGGWPFTTRQRAMGHGFRQTAATVSLAWIVAIGGVAQACCPAWKIGSPIRIADQKILVIWDPDTKTEHFIRAAGFRGSPRRDEGQANDAAGFGFLVPSPAQPEVAAADAEVFTALDDAIRPKVVVVDRWRADPMPLLFKPFLLSQKVASRAAPTNAAPMSEVRVLERKQVGQYDVAVLQADDARALTEWLAANGFDSRPALEEWARPYVDKGWIITAFRYAEHASRVETGAVRMSFKTEVPMFAYRVPTDNIANADEGQPPSLLRAFVVLPGRANGTLGEGEQARGWEQALCRYSRPLADEGLRGLLGRTVGPDATVPATAWLTAFDDRTWPSGTEDLRFTYQPDGSEYQEVDRRFRDRSIPLPLDVIGVAIAAAAWGVKRRLAT
- a CDS encoding MFS transporter, which codes for MTERSTRRSALGTAWLVVALLWPVALLNYLDRQLMASMKTSVMESIPSIGTDENWGYMLGQFKWVYAAVSPLGGLLADRLGRRWVICGSLFVWSAITWWTGHVTSYQELLWARSAMGISEACYIPAALALIADHHTGATRSRAVGLHQMAIYCGVILGGFGGYVADDPRLGWRSAFDACGIVGMAYALPLALLLRGGVRTSAERDDSGTGVFSTLAALLANPSFILLVLYFTLPALAGWVVRDWMPAILKERFAIGQGQAGVSATLYWQLAAIVGAAGGGWLADRWMERSQRGRINTSALGMTLIVVALFGTALAFGDGGGGSLGAAIAALVVFGLGWGLFDINNMPILCQIAPPRQRATGYGLMNMVSIACGGLADWGFGRLRDRGVPLAVIFSGFATCAIVSVILVLLIRPRHAAAGD
- a CDS encoding iron-containing alcohol dehydrogenase, whose amino-acid sequence is MPPMSAVVEYHLPRRVVIGRGAAAGLPALCRAAGWRRVFLVSDDGVAAGGLVACVAEPLATAGMLAGTSTAVPAEPPLAAVDALAATIVAAGADAVIGLGGGSVMDAVKVAALVAAHGGTAADRVGIGRVGGRGLPTVLVPTTAGTGSEATRVAILTDPGTGDKVGVVDPALLPDIAVVDAALTDRLPPAVTAAAGMDALVHAIEAHGARVATPFSRGLALEAARAIGGALERVCRDPTDAAARDSLAEGAHLAGMAFSNSSCCAVHALALPLGGRFHLPHGVITGTFVGAVVRYNGPVAAAGYRRMAEAIGWGPLEPAEFAARLDALAGSIGLTTVLRSVAVPAAAIPALAAAAAANRRLMDPNPRPMPADAAAAIYREVLAVRS